CTTGACAAAGGGTAATGGATATTACATCTAACTGTGGTCAGATAAAAGAGAAGTATTAATACTTCGGTCACCCAATACGGAGGAAGAATAGATGGCTAAGGGTATTATGCTTTTCCCATGTATCATGGACTTACATTCTCTTATGACATGTTTTCGTCTCATCTTTTAGGCACATTGAATATTGCATACACAGAATAAATTTGTTGTGGCATTATGGTGTTAAACCTATTCTTGTCTTTGATGTTGGTCTTCTTCTGCCAAGGTATGTTAGATGTcttcaaaatctcaaatttgcTTTTGATTATTAGGGCACAACTTACATGTCCTACTGCATCAAATATCAAATCAACTCAATGGCTAAGAAACTCTTTAGAGGATGTCATTCCAAGTTCCAATAGCATGGTTGGCTGCAgagataatttttattattttatttttttattgtaagGTGAAAGACTGACAGTCAAGTAGCTTTACAGGTGTCAATCAAATGCAAAATGTTACCTAAATCTCCTTGTCAATGTTTACTTCCCTTTTGATCTGAAGGCATCAGTGCTTGATATATGTGTTTGTGACACCATGTTGTATAGATGAGATGACGAAATATTTCCAGCTCTATCTCTAGCTGTTTCATTTTCATTCCTTGAATTCAATGTTTTGGCAGAAAGGAACGTGGTAGCTTCATTTTCATTCCTTGAATTCAATGTTTTCGCAGAAAGGAACGTAGTAGCTGAGATGGAATTTTAAAGAGGGATGAAGTATTCACACATTTGCATGGATGTGGTACTGAATATACAAAAATTAGAGCTAATGGTGTGCTGACGGCAATAGATCTCATCcgtgttttaattaatttgagcTATTTCTTTCCTCATAGTTCCTATTTTGTTTGCATTTTGGTCTTTCTTTCCAATTTTCCTTAATGTCCACAAGGCTTTGCATCTCTGGAAGCAAAGAGAGATTTCTGGGCTCCTCGAATATCACCTATAAATCCAAGTCCAGTAGATAAATCTTCTCTCAATCCCAAGGAATATTGCAGTGCAGAGGCGCATCTAGTTGCATGCACTGCACTTCAGAATCCCCACTTGACTCTGAAAATGGGGGAAGCACCCCACCTGATGACACAGTGAGTAATAATGCCATAACTTATGATAACTTTCAGTTATTACTTGGTTGAAGTCTTCTTGCCTTGTACAATTTGTAAAATTCCTCTTGTTTGCTGCtgaagttcttttattttcattcTCTCCAACTTTGGGTAAGGATATAGCATCTTCAAACAGGTCTGCAAATTCAATTGTAAGTTATGTTAGTTAGACTACTCACCTAATTGTATATTTATGACACCAAAGGCATGACCAATGAGAAAGGAAGTTTGGAAGACACCTTGCTCCAACAATTCAGACATTTAATGCATAAAACTTGTCAAACATTACTAAAGGAGTGTGATTGTTAGAATGTTCAAATGCCAAATGCAGTTGAAGACAAAAGAAACAGATAACAGAAAGGTCCTAGTATGGAGTTCTTATTTTAAGCACAAATCAACAAAAAAGAGTCCTGAAGATGATAAACAAGAAAGGCTTATTTTAAGCGCAAATCAACAAACAAAGAGTCCTGGAGATGATAAACAAGAAAAGCTCTTAGTCGAGAATGATTTTGCCAGTGATCCATGTGATAATGTCATTCTTAAAAGTTTTTACAGGACAAAAACAGCAAACAACAAGGTTGTTGTAAGGAGCTCTTATTTTCAGTACAAGTCGGTGAACAAGAATGATCAAGTGAATGAACGGGGAAGGCTCTTATCATTATTTAAAATGATTCTTCAGAAAATAATAGCATCACCATGTAAAGAAAGACCTGCCCAATTGAAACTGTTCAAAGAGTAAGTGCTCTACTTTTTGCATCTCTTTACTTTGGCACCAATCTTTCTAATATttgaaccttttttttttcttttta
The Hevea brasiliensis isolate MT/VB/25A 57/8 chromosome 18, ASM3005281v1, whole genome shotgun sequence genome window above contains:
- the LOC110644676 gene encoding uncharacterized protein LOC110644676 isoform X1; the encoded protein is MLTLGSTNALWPAVVSFAKDYPPPCPCSFSLSVLIFYRTKTANNKVVVRSSYFQYKSVNKNDQVNERGRLLSLFKMILQKIIASPCKERPAQLKLFKDFR
- the LOC110644676 gene encoding uncharacterized protein LOC110644676 isoform X2, whose amino-acid sequence is MLTLGSTNALWPAVVSFAKDYPPPCPCSFSLSVLMTKTANNKVVVRSSYFQYKSVNKNDQVNERGRLLSLFKMILQKIIASPCKERPAQLKLFKDFR